The nucleotide sequence GGATGGGCAAGGGCATCGACTGGTACTGGATTTGATCAGCGCCAGACAGGCGCCGTCATCGATCGCCACGACGAGCGCGCCGGTGAACAGGACTCACCCCAAGCGCGACATCATCGTTGTGGTCGATCCCGGCCACGGCGGCAAAGACCCAGGCGCCGTCGGAGCCAAGGGAGAGCGCGAAAAGGACGTGGTGCTGTCCATCGCTCAACGGTTGGCCAAGCGTTTAAAGCGCGAGAAAGGCTTTGACGTGAAACTGGTACGCAATGCTGATTTTTTCGTGCCGTTACGCAAACGGGTGGAGATTGCCCGCAAACACAACGCCGACATGTTTATTTCAGTACACGCCGATGCGGCGCCCAGGCTAACCGCCTCCGGCGCGTCGGTGTATGCGTTATCCGAAGGCGGCGCGACCTCGGCGACCGCGCGCTTCATGGCGCAACGGGAAAACGGCGCTGACTTGCTGGGAGCAACCAGCCTGCTCAGCCTTGCGGACAAGGACCCGATGCTCGCGGGGGTGATTCTTGATATGTCGATGAACGCCACCATCGCCGCCAGTCTGCAACTGGGCAGCACCGTGCTGGGCAGTTTGGCGGGCATTACCACGCTGCATCAAAAACGCGTGGAACAGGCCGGATTCGCGGTGCTCAAGTCACCGGACGTGCCGTCGATCCTGGTGGAGACCGGATTTATTTCCAACGTCCGCGACAGCCAGCGGCTGGTCACTGCACGCCATCAACAGGCGATAGCGGATGGGTTGTTTGAAGGCTTGCAGCGTTATTTCCAGAAACACCCACCGATCAACAGCTACATGGCCTGGGTTCAGGAACAGCAGAAAGCCCAGACCTAACAGCCGGTGAGACGGTTGCAGGTGAACTTGGCGCTGGTGCCACCGGAACTTGAAAAACGGTTGATGGTGGTCCAGCCCACCCGTCGGGTGTAGCCCACCCACGCCTCGCCATCGCTGGCCAGCCCGGTGAAGAACGTCAGTTGCCCGTAGCGGCTGTTGGTCTGGGCCCAATAGCGTTTGCCAAGCACCTCGAACCCGCGCAAATACGTGGTATTGCCGTGCGTCGCGACACTGTAGGCATTGCCCTCGGGATCAACGCAAGCCAGCAGGTTGGCGCTGCGCGTGCAGTTGGCCAACGGGCTTGGCACTTGGGCATTGGCCTGGTTCGCAATCACCAGTAACAGTCCGCACAACAGGTATCTCATGGGGTGTCTCGAGGCATTGAGGGACTCAAGCATTGCGCCCTTCGTCGTGACGAGCAAGGGTAAGAGTGGCTTATTTGCACTGTTATACTATAACATTAAAAGACAGCCACCCCGTGAACCTGTCTCTATGACCGAACAAGACCTCTTTGCCCAATCGCCCGCCGACTACATGAACGAAGCCCAACTAGGGTTTTTCCGCGAGTTGCTGTTGGCCCAACGGTACGACCTGCAAGCGCGGATCGAAACCGAGTTCCTGGTGCTGCGCGAACAAGAACCTTGCAGCGACCCGGCCGATGTCGGCAGCGCGGAAGAGCAGCGTCAATGGCAGTTGCGCTTGCTGGAGCGGGAAAAAAAGCTTCTCGACAAGATCGACGAAGCCTTGGAACGCGTGGCGCGTGGTGAATACGGCTGGTGCTGCGAGACCGGCGAAGCCATCGGCCTCAAGCGCCTGTTGCTGCGGCCCACGGCCACGCTGTGTATCGAAGCCAAAGAACGTGAAGAGCTGCGCGAACGCCATCAACGGGCGATTTGACCGGCCAACCTGATGAGGAATACCTGATGACCGACCGTCTCCCCGTTACCGTGCTGTCCGGATTTCTCGGCGCCGGTAAAAGCACGCTGCTCAACTACGTCCTGCGCAACCGCGACAACCTGCGGGTGGCGGTGATCGTCAATGACATGAGCGAAATCAACATCGATGGCGGTGAGGTGCAGCGGGACGTCACCCTCAATCGCGCGGAAGAAAAACTGGTGGAAATGAGCAACGGCTGCATTTGTTGCACGTTGCGCGAAGACTTGCTGGTGGAAGTCGGAAAACTCGCCAGGGATGGTCGGTTCGATTACCTGTTGATCGAGTCCACCGGCATTTCCGAGCCGCTGCCGGTGGCGGAAACCTTCACCTTCCGCGACGAAAATGAGCAAAGCCTGGCGGACATCGCGCGCCTGGACACCATGGTTACCGTGGTCGACGGCATGAACTTCCTGCTCGACTATCAGGCCGCTGAAAGCCTGGCCTCCCGAGGCGAAACCCTCGGTGAAGACGACGAACGCTCGATCACCGACCTGCTGATCGAGCAGATCGAATTCGCCGATGTGATCCTGATCAGCAAGATCGATCTGATCAGCAGCCGCGAACGCGAGGAACTGGTGGCGATTCTGGAGCGCCTCAACGCCCAGGCGCGAATCATCCCGATGGTGATGGGCGAAGTGCCGCTGACAGAAATCCTCAACACCGGGCGCTTCGACTTCGAACGTGCGGCCCAGGCGCCTGGCTGGTTGCAGGAGTTGCGTGGCGAGCACGTACCGGAAACCCAAGAATACGGCATCGCGTCCACGGCCTACCGCGCTCGGCGCCCGTTTCATCCCCAGCGTTTTTATGACTTCATCGACCGCCCGTGGGTCAATGGCAAATTGTTGCGCTCCAAGGGGTTTTTCTGGCTGGCGAGCAAACACCAGGAGGCCGGCAGTTGGTCCCAGGCCGGCGGTCTGATGCGCCATGGTTTCGCCGGGCGCTGGTGGCGCTTTGTGCCGAAGAACCAATGGCCGCAGGACGAGGAAAACGTCGCCGCAATCATGAAAAACTGGACACCTTCAACTGGCGATTGCCGCCAGGAACTGGTGTTTATCGGGCAGAACATCGACTTCACCCAACTGACGGCTGAACTCGACGCGTGCTTGCTGAGCGATGATGAAATGGCTTCGGGTGTCGAAGGCTGGCGCTTGCTGAGCGATCCTTTTGGCCCTTGGCACGAGGAGAGCGCAGCCTGATGCTGGCACCTGTCATTCAACTACGCCCGGTGATTCGCCCGGCCTTCGGTGAAACCCCGCTGATCCTCACCGACATCCTGCAAGACGGTGTGAACCTGGCGCTGTGGCAGCGCCAGTTACCGCTGCACATCGCCGAATTCGGCGCCTTGCTGGCGTCACTGAACGAGCCGTTGGCCGAGTCGCTGGTACTGGAGCTGGACAGCGAACAGGCTGAACCTGATCTGCGAGGCCTGGCATCGGGCTTCAGTGATCTTGAAGGCTATGAAGGCTTTATCGCCGATGTGTCGTGGCTGGTCAGCGCCTTTGCGTGCCTGCTGGGCGCCAAGCGTATCGGCGTGCGGTTAAGGCTGCTGGATAAAGCCATGTGCCCACGGTTTCACGTCGATCATGTGCCCGTGCGGTTGATCACCACCTATGCCGGGATTGGCAGTCAATGGTTGCGGGAAGGGGTGATGGACCGGCGCAAGTTGAGTCAGGCAGATGCGGAGCCCGAAGCGCGTATCGAGCAGATCCACTGTGGTGAAGTGGCCTTGCTCAAGGGCGAAAAATGGCATGGCAATGAAGGCTTCGGCGTGATCCACCGTTCGCCAGCGCTGGCAGCCAATCAACGACGGCTGATTCTGACCCTGGATTGGTTGGCATAACCGCGTAGGATCGAACCTCTCTACACGGTCCGAATATATCCCGATGCTCCAGAACATTCCCACCCACGTGATCGCCGGCCCCTTGGGTGCCGGCAAGACCAGCCTGATTCAACACCTGCTCGCCCAACGTCCGGTCAACGAACGTTGGGCGGTGTTGATCAATGAGTTCGGGCAGATAGGCTTGGACGCGGCACTGCTGACCCGCGACGACGATGGCATTGCCCTGGGTGAAGTGGCGGGCGGCTGCTTGTGCTGTGTGAATGGAGCGCCTTTTCAGGTAGGACTGGGCCGATTGCTGCGTAAGGCCAAGCCGGACCGATTGTTCATCGAACCCTCAGGCTTGGGGCACCCGGCACAATTGCTCAGGCAATTACGCCAAGCGCCGTGGCAAGGCGTGCTGGCCGTTCAGCCGTGTGTGCTGGTTCTGGACGCGCAGGCGCTGGCGGCGGGCAAACCGTTGCCGGATGCTCAGCGTGAGGCCTTGGTCAGTGCAGGTCTGCTGGTGTTGAACAAGGCTGAAGGGCTGGACGACACGCAGCGCGCGACCATTGAAGATCAATTGCCGGCGTGCGCTCGATACTGGACACGCCAAGCGGCCTTGCCCTTGGCGCAGCTCCCGGGGCTGTGTGTTCAAGCCGGGACGGCTGTGGATAACTTGGAATTGCCCAAGGGAGCGGCGTCAATGCCGCACATCTGGAGCGATCCATTGCTGCCGATCTGCCTGCATCAGGCTCAGGAAGGCGGCTGGAGCGTCGGTTGGCGTTGGCATCCGAGCCAGCGGTTCGACCCGGAAAAGCTCCGGCAATACCTGGCATCCCTGGATTGGCGGCGCGCCAAGCTGGTTATCCACAGCCCGGACGGTTGGGTTTCGGCTAACGCTGTGGATAATGCGCCGCTTACTTGGCAGCCCAGCGAGTGGCGGCGAGACTCGCGCATCGAGTTGATTTTCAACCAGGCGCAGGAGGTTGCGGTGTTGCAAAGCGCCTTGGCTGCTTGTCGTCAGTGACGGCTTTTGCTGTGTTCCTGGCGCCATTGGCTTAATTCAATCACTTCTGCGCTGGGCTGCGGCGTCTTGATCTCGAACGGGTAGGGCGCCAGTTCAATCTGTGCACTGTGGGCACCGAACTGGGTGATGGTGCCTGGATGACGGGCTTCGCCGGTCACGGTGAACTCGAAGTTGTAAATCCGCGCCAACCGACGCCGACCATTGGCATCCTTCACAAAACCGATGCGCTTCAAGGCCACGGCGCCGTCGAGCAGTTCGATGTCGAGCTTGGCGCAATGCTGCTTGACCCGTTCCAGCGCGCGCTCGCGCAGGCCATGATTGTGCCACACCCACGCAGCAGCGGCCGCGAACAGCATCAGCACGAAGATATTTCCCAGGGTCAGCATTCGATGAACTCCAACAAAGTATGAACAGCTTAACTGCGACGCTGGTCTGTCGTACAGGCTGCGTTTAGACGCATACTGCGCGGCCAGAAATTAACCGTTTTACGGAAGTCCCTTGCATGAAACGTACGCCTCATCTGCTTGCGATCCAGTCCCATGTGGTTTTCGGCCATGCCGGAAACAGCGCTGCCGTGTTTCCCATGCAGCGGATCGGAGTGAATGTCTGGCCACTCAACACCGTGCAGTTCTCCAACCACACCCAGTATGGTCAATGGGCGGGAGAAGTGTTGGCGCCGCAGCAAATTCCCGCACTGGTTGAAGGCATCGCGGCGATTGGTGAGTTGGGCAACTGTGATGCGGTGTTGTCCGGGTATCTGGGCAGCGCGGCCCAGGGACGAGCGATCCTGACGGGGGTGGCGCGGATCAAGGCAATCAACCCGAAAGCGCTGTACCTGTGCGATCCGGTGATGGGGCACCCGGAAAAAGGCTGCATCGTGCCGCAGGACGTCAGTGATTTCCTGCTGGACGAGGCGGCCGCCATGGCCGACTTCCTGTGCCCCAACCAGTTGGAGCTGGACAGTTTTTCCGGACGCAAACCGCAGTCGCTGCTCGATTGCCTGGGCATGGCGCGGGCGCTGTTGGCTCGCGGGCCGAAAGCGGTGCTGGTCAAGCACCTGGACTATCCCGGCAAGCTGGCGGAGGGTTTCGAGATGCTGCTGGTAACCGCCGAAGGCAGCTGGCACCTGCGACGGCCACTGCTGGCGTTTCCACGCCAGCCGGTAGGTGTGGGCGACCTGACGTCGGGCCTGTTCCTGGCACGAGTATTACTCGGAGACAGCCTGTTGGCCGCCTTCGAATTCACCGCGGCGGCAGTGCACGAAGTGCTGCTGGAAACCCAGGCCTGCGCCAGTTACGAGTTGGAGTTGGTGCGGGCCCAGGACCGAATCGCCCATCCGCGCGTCCGGTTCGAGGCGACGGCAATTGGTCTGTGAGGTTATGCAGCGGGCTGAAGAGCTGTTTTGGGCCGAGTGGATGAGCTTTTTGTGTTTGACTTGAGATCCACCCCTCACCCTAACCCTCTCCCAGAGGGAGAGGGGACTGATCGGGGGATATTGGCGGTTTACGGCGACCTGAGAGAGCGGCCTTGAATCCATAATCGAAACGGTCGTTCAGGTTGCCGATTTTCTCCGCACACTTCGGCCAGCGCCCACTCTCTTTTGGTGGAGAGGGGCCGATTGGGGGTACTGGCGGTTTACATCGACCTGAAAGACCGCAGTCAACACGGTTTCCCAGGTTGCCGATTTTCTCCGCACACTTCGGTCTGCCCCCTCGCCCCTCTGGGGAGAGGGTTGGGGTGAGGGGCGGATCTCAAGCCGGCCACCTATCGCACGGCCACCCCGGGATTTTCAAACGGGACACGCCATAGCCCACTTCGCCGCGAAACCTTGATCTCGACAGCCCGCCTCAACCCGATGCAGCTGGTTTCTCAACTACTTGAAAGGCTAGCCATTAAGGCGCGTCGGCCTTGATCTCCCGATAGCGCTTTTCCAGTTCCTGGCGGATCTGTCGGCGCTGCTGCGCTTGCACGAACCGGCGCCGATCTTCGCTGTTCTGCGGCTGCAGCGGCGGAACGGCGGCGGGTTTGCGGTTGTCGTCCACCGCGACCATGGTGAAGAAGCAACTGTTGGTATGGCGTACCGAGCGCTCGCGGATGTTTTCGGTGACCACCTTGATCCCCACTTCCATCGACGTATTGCCGGTGTAGTTGACCGACGCCAAAAACGTCACCAGCTCGCCGACATGGATCGGCTCGCGGAAAATTACCTGATCCACCGACAACGTCACGACATAGCGACCGGCGTAACGGCTGGCGCAGGCGTAGGACACTTCGTCGAGGTACTTGAGCAGCGTGCCGCCATGGACATTGCCTGAGAAGTTGGCCATGTCTGGGGTCATCAATACCGTCATCGACAGCTGGGCGTTTCCGGGTTCCATAGCACACTCACGGTTGTAGGCATTGGTTGGGGAGGCACCTCTGCGGGTGCTCGAATCTTTGCAGAACCATCCCTAACGGGACGCCGAGACGTGAGTTGTCGTCACGCCCGGAGCTATCTGTTTCCATATATTGCACCGGCTTTCTGCAGGAAGTCGCGGTGTTAACCTTGGAAAGCCCGGTTCAGGGGGCATTTCTTACATTTAAGGCAGGCTTTTCCTTCCGCGTATTGCGATTATTTGAACGACAGCACCGGAGTCGGAAAAGCGCCAGCACCCTTGGGAGCCGCTCGCCATGCACGCCATCAGTTTTATCCAGGACCTGGCCGTGATCATGCTGGTGGCGGGGGTGGTGACGATACTGTTCCATCGTTTCAAGCAGCCGGTGGTCCTGGGGTATATCGTCGCCGGCCTGATCATCGGTCCTCATACCCCTCCATTCGGCCTGATTCACGACGAGGACACCATCAAGACCCTGGCCGAACTGGGTGTGATTTTCCTGATGTTCTGTCTGGGCCTGGAGTTCAGCCTGCGCAAGTTATTCAAGGTGGGTGTCACCGCATTTATCGCAGCCTTTCTGGAAATCGTCCTGATGATCTGGATCGGTTTCGAGATTGGCCAATGGTTCGATTGGAACACCATGGACTCGCTGTTCCTAGGCGCAATCCTGGCGATTTCCTCCACCACCATCATCGTCAAGGCGCTTAATGACCTGAAGATGAAAAACCAGCGTTTTGCCCAACTGATCTTTGGCGTGCTGATTGTCGAAGACATCCTGGGCATCGGCATCATTGCCTTGCTCTCGAGTATCGCCGTCAGCGGCACGGTCAGCTCCGGCGAGGTGTTTTCCACGGTCGGCAAACTGTCGTTGTTCATGATCGTCGCCCTGGTCATTGGCATTTTGCTGGTGCCACGGCTGTTGGCCTATGTGGCCACATTCGAAAGCAACGAGATGCTGTTGATCACGGTCCTGGGACTGTGTTTTGGTTTTTGCCTGCTGGTGGTCAAGCTGGAATACAGCATGGTGCTGGGGGCGTTCCTGATCGGCGCAATCATGGCTGAATCCCGGCAGTTGGTGAAAATCGAGCGCTTGGTCGAGCCGGTTCGCGATATGTTCAGCGCGATTTTTTTTGTCGCCATCGGTTTGATGATTGACCCGCAGATCCTGTTGCAATATGCCTGGCCGATTGCGGTGATTAGCGTGGCCGTGGTGCTGGGCAAAATGCTCTCCTGTGGCTTGGGAGCCTTCATTGCCGACAACGATGGCCGGACTTCGTTGCGCGTAGGGATGGGACTGTCACAAATTGGCGAGTTTTCGTTCATCATCGCCGCGCTGGGGATGACCTTGCAGGTCACCAGCGACTTTCTCTATCCCGTGGCGGTCGCCGTATCAGCCATCACCACACTGCTGACACCGTACTTGATCCGTGGCGCCGACCCGCTGTCCTTGAAAATCGCGGCAATAATGCCGCGGCGCATGAGTCGGGTGTTCGGGATGTATGGTGAATGGCTGCGCAGTATTCAGCCGCATGGCGAGGGCGCGATGCTGGCGTCGATGATCCGCAAGATCATCCTGCAAGTGGGAGTGAATCTGGCGCTGGTCATTGCGATTTTCTTTGCCGGCAGCTTTTTCGCGCTGCGCATTGGCGACTACCTGGAAGTCTGGATCAGCGATCCGGGCTGGCAGA is from Pseudomonas mucidolens and encodes:
- a CDS encoding N-acetylmuramoyl-L-alanine amidase, whose product is MHRRQLLNLLLASAVFTLPLGVGATQIRNARLWRSEDKLRLVFDLSGPVRYKTFSLTAPERLIIDLNGASLSADFSQLALANSGIRSIRSGHLGKNDTRIVLDLAAPMQLNSFLLPPQDGQGHRLVLDLISARQAPSSIATTSAPVNRTHPKRDIIVVVDPGHGGKDPGAVGAKGEREKDVVLSIAQRLAKRLKREKGFDVKLVRNADFFVPLRKRVEIARKHNADMFISVHADAAPRLTASGASVYALSEGGATSATARFMAQRENGADLLGATSLLSLADKDPMLAGVILDMSMNATIAASLQLGSTVLGSLAGITTLHQKRVEQAGFAVLKSPDVPSILVETGFISNVRDSQRLVTARHQQAIADGLFEGLQRYFQKHPPINSYMAWVQEQQKAQT
- a CDS encoding glutamine synthetase, with protein sequence MRYLLCGLLLVIANQANAQVPSPLANCTRSANLLACVDPEGNAYSVATHGNTTYLRGFEVLGKRYWAQTNSRYGQLTFFTGLASDGEAWVGYTRRVGWTTINRFSSSGGTSAKFTCNRLTGC
- the dksA gene encoding RNA polymerase-binding protein DksA — encoded protein: MTEQDLFAQSPADYMNEAQLGFFRELLLAQRYDLQARIETEFLVLREQEPCSDPADVGSAEEQRQWQLRLLEREKKLLDKIDEALERVARGEYGWCCETGEAIGLKRLLLRPTATLCIEAKEREELRERHQRAI
- the zigA gene encoding zinc metallochaperone GTPase ZigA: MTDRLPVTVLSGFLGAGKSTLLNYVLRNRDNLRVAVIVNDMSEINIDGGEVQRDVTLNRAEEKLVEMSNGCICCTLREDLLVEVGKLARDGRFDYLLIESTGISEPLPVAETFTFRDENEQSLADIARLDTMVTVVDGMNFLLDYQAAESLASRGETLGEDDERSITDLLIEQIEFADVILISKIDLISSREREELVAILERLNAQARIIPMVMGEVPLTEILNTGRFDFERAAQAPGWLQELRGEHVPETQEYGIASTAYRARRPFHPQRFYDFIDRPWVNGKLLRSKGFFWLASKHQEAGSWSQAGGLMRHGFAGRWWRFVPKNQWPQDEENVAAIMKNWTPSTGDCRQELVFIGQNIDFTQLTAELDACLLSDDEMASGVEGWRLLSDPFGPWHEESAA
- a CDS encoding DUF1826 domain-containing protein; this encodes MLAPVIQLRPVIRPAFGETPLILTDILQDGVNLALWQRQLPLHIAEFGALLASLNEPLAESLVLELDSEQAEPDLRGLASGFSDLEGYEGFIADVSWLVSAFACLLGAKRIGVRLRLLDKAMCPRFHVDHVPVRLITTYAGIGSQWLREGVMDRRKLSQADAEPEARIEQIHCGEVALLKGEKWHGNEGFGVIHRSPALAANQRRLILTLDWLA
- a CDS encoding CobW family GTP-binding protein; this translates as MLQNIPTHVIAGPLGAGKTSLIQHLLAQRPVNERWAVLINEFGQIGLDAALLTRDDDGIALGEVAGGCLCCVNGAPFQVGLGRLLRKAKPDRLFIEPSGLGHPAQLLRQLRQAPWQGVLAVQPCVLVLDAQALAAGKPLPDAQREALVSAGLLVLNKAEGLDDTQRATIEDQLPACARYWTRQAALPLAQLPGLCVQAGTAVDNLELPKGAASMPHIWSDPLLPICLHQAQEGGWSVGWRWHPSQRFDPEKLRQYLASLDWRRAKLVIHSPDGWVSANAVDNAPLTWQPSEWRRDSRIELIFNQAQEVAVLQSALAACRQ
- a CDS encoding DUF3301 domain-containing protein; the protein is MLTLGNIFVLMLFAAAAAWVWHNHGLRERALERVKQHCAKLDIELLDGAVALKRIGFVKDANGRRRLARIYNFEFTVTGEARHPGTITQFGAHSAQIELAPYPFEIKTPQPSAEVIELSQWRQEHSKSRH
- the pdxY gene encoding pyridoxal kinase PdxY, with protein sequence MKRTPHLLAIQSHVVFGHAGNSAAVFPMQRIGVNVWPLNTVQFSNHTQYGQWAGEVLAPQQIPALVEGIAAIGELGNCDAVLSGYLGSAAQGRAILTGVARIKAINPKALYLCDPVMGHPEKGCIVPQDVSDFLLDEAAAMADFLCPNQLELDSFSGRKPQSLLDCLGMARALLARGPKAVLVKHLDYPGKLAEGFEMLLVTAEGSWHLRRPLLAFPRQPVGVGDLTSGLFLARVLLGDSLLAAFEFTAAAVHEVLLETQACASYELELVRAQDRIAHPRVRFEATAIGL
- a CDS encoding acyl-CoA thioesterase: MEPGNAQLSMTVLMTPDMANFSGNVHGGTLLKYLDEVSYACASRYAGRYVVTLSVDQVIFREPIHVGELVTFLASVNYTGNTSMEVGIKVVTENIRERSVRHTNSCFFTMVAVDDNRKPAAVPPLQPQNSEDRRRFVQAQQRRQIRQELEKRYREIKADAP
- a CDS encoding cation:proton antiporter, with amino-acid sequence MHAISFIQDLAVIMLVAGVVTILFHRFKQPVVLGYIVAGLIIGPHTPPFGLIHDEDTIKTLAELGVIFLMFCLGLEFSLRKLFKVGVTAFIAAFLEIVLMIWIGFEIGQWFDWNTMDSLFLGAILAISSTTIIVKALNDLKMKNQRFAQLIFGVLIVEDILGIGIIALLSSIAVSGTVSSGEVFSTVGKLSLFMIVALVIGILLVPRLLAYVATFESNEMLLITVLGLCFGFCLLVVKLEYSMVLGAFLIGAIMAESRQLVKIERLVEPVRDMFSAIFFVAIGLMIDPQILLQYAWPIAVISVAVVLGKMLSCGLGAFIADNDGRTSLRVGMGLSQIGEFSFIIAALGMTLQVTSDFLYPVAVAVSAITTLLTPYLIRGADPLSLKIAAIMPRRMSRVFGMYGEWLRSIQPHGEGAMLASMIRKIILQVGVNLALVIAIFFAGSFFALRIGDYLEVWISDPGWQKALIWGGALLLSLPFLIAAYRKLKALSMLLAEMSVKPEMAGRHTQRVRRVIAELIPILSLLVIFVLLAALSASILPTQKLLVLIAVVAAAVAAVLWRWFIRMHTRMQVALLETLDNHNDTPEH